Genomic segment of Aliarcobacter trophiarum LMG 25534:
ATTGAAAAAACTATTTTAAAAAATAGTAATAGAGAAATTATAAGTTTAGGGGCAAAAAATTCTTTATTTAGAGTAAAACTTACAAGTGAGAAAAATGCTAAGTATTACAAAATAAAAGATTTAAAGGTTAGCTATAAAAAAAGGGAAATTTATACTAAACAAGATTTTATAAAAATTAATTTATAGGAGAATATAAAAATGACAAATATAACAATAAATGGAAAAATAATAACAGTTTTAGAGAAAAAATTTGAAGATAAAAAAACAGTTTATGCGCAGTTTTTAATGGAGAGTGAAAGTAAAGGAATTGAGATTATAAAAGTAAAAATTACAAATGAAGCTGATATTTCAAAACTTGAAAAAGATTTAGTTGTATCTGTTCCAGTAACAATGGCTGCTATAAATGGAAATTTATACTACTCTCAAAGTGATAATATTAAATTTCATAAAGAGATAAAATAGTATGTTATATATGCTTAGATTATTTATAGTTAATTTAGGTATTCATTTGGCTGTTTTATTTTTGGGTCTATTTTTAGTGATATTTTTCACTAAAAATGGAGCAGCCCTTGATGAAGTAGAAAAGTATAAATACTTATTTTTAGTTTCTGGCTTAGTAGTATTTATTGAAAGATTAATTTATTATATAAAATATTATAAATTTCATATATTGCCTTATTCTTTAAAGCTATTTAATAGGGTAAATAATGAACAAAAAGAATCTAAAATATACCTAGATAAATTTAAAATATATGATAAAAAAAGTAATACATATTTTTTTAAAAATAGATTATCTATTGATAAAAAAGCCTATATAGATTTAAAAGATAGGATTATCCATCTATTGGGATATGAAGATAAAAATGAAGTAGAGTTTGAAATAAAAGCACATAATAAAAAAGAAGTAGCTATTAAACTTTTTAAACTTCCTAAAAAATTTGATTGGCATATTGGATTACTAAAAGATAAAAATATATATCTAGGACATAATAAAGATGGCTCTTATTATTTACCTTTAGAAAACTTAACATCTTCCATTTGTTGTGGAGAAAGTGGAAGTGGAAAATCAAATTTCTTGAATATGATTATATTTTCATTATTACAGAATAGCCAATATATAGAACATTTAGATTTTATAGATTTGAAAGGAGTTGAATTAAGTAGATATGAGCTAAATAATACAACTTTTACAGATAATATAGAAGAAGCAAATAACTTATTTGAAAATCTAAAAAATGAGATGAATAACAGATTTAAAGAAATGAAAGAGAAAAAAGATTTAACTTATAATGGAAATTTCAGGATTTGCCTTATTGATGAAATAGGCACAATATCCACTCATTTTGATAAAAAGCTAAAAGAGAATATCTTTAATAACCTTATAGAAATAGGGCAAAAGGGTAGAGCTTCAAAAGTTCTCTTATTAATATTTTCTCAAAAGATAGATTCAACAAATATTCCTACAAATGTGCTTACTAATTTACAAGGCTCTTTTTTACTTAGAACAAGTAGCCAATTTAATATAAATAATTCCATTGGATTAAATGAAGAAGTAGAAGAAATAACAAGAACAAGAGTTCAAGATTTTCCAAAAGGTAGAGTTATATTTAAAGATGGATTAAGTAGTGAAAAAGTGTTATTACAAACTCCTTTTTTATCTCAAGATGTTCAAAACTCAATGATTAAATATTTTCAAAATTGGATTAATAAATAATCAATTCTTTCTCAAATTTGGACATAAGGGGAATGGCTCTGCCATTCTCCTTTGTCCTTTTATCTTATTTTATAAAAAGTATCAGAAATTTTAAATATTTATTTATGATATAAAAGTTATGATTATTACATGGAATTATTAGATGAATTTAAAATGGATATCCTTACCACTTGTAAATCAAAATTAAATGATATAGTTGAAGATTATTTAATAAGTAGACCAAATTGGTATTTTTTAAAAATTGATAGAAAAGAATTTAATTTAAAAAATGAGATTAGCAAAATCTTTTCTATAAATATACCTGATATATTTATAGTTGGTTCATCTCAATTAGGTTTTAGTATATCTCCGTCAAAAAATAAGTATAAATTTAATTCTTTTAGAGAATTTCCTGATGGAGATAATGAAGAATCAGATATAGATGTAGCAATAATTTCATCTGTATTTTTTGAAGAAGAATTAGAAAAACTTTATAATTATTTAGGTGGCTATCATATTAAATTTATTAATGAGAAATTTTGTGGAATAGAAAGAGGTACTGATAGAAAATTAAATAAGGTATATTACCAAGATTTTTCAACATATTTATTAAAAGGATGGCTTCGTTCTGATAAAATGCCTTTAGATTATAAATTTTTAAGTGAAGAAATAGATTTAGAGCTTAAAGCATTAAGAAAGAAATATAATAGAAAAATTAATATTGGAATTTATAAATCATATTTTTATTTAATTAATTATCATTTAAAAAATATAGAAAAAATACAAAATTATTTAGAAGAAGAGGAAAATTCGAGATGTCAATAGAAATTATACAAGCAAGTTTATCTTCAACTGATACGAGAATATTAAAATTATATAATCAAATTAAAGTAGGAGAACTTGTTTTAAGGCCATTCTTTCAAAGAAAATTAGTATGGAAAAAAATACATAAATATCATTTTATTGAAACTATATTAAAAAATTATCCTTTCCCAGAAATTTATATATCAACTGGTAGTATGGATACAAGTAAATTAACCTCTATTGATTGGGTTGTTGATGGACAACAAAGGCTTTCAACTATTTATGATTATATTTCATCAGAAGGTGATTTTAAATCACAAAATGTAGTTAAGCCTTTTAATGAACTATCAAGTGCTGAACAAGAAATCTTTTTATCATATAAAGTTGTAGTAAGAGATTTAGGTAAAATTAATATAGATACAATTCAAGAAATTTTTAAAAGAATAAATAATACAGAATATTCTTTAAATACAAATGAAAAGATGAATGCTTCTTATCATAATAATTCATTTATGATTTTTTGTAAACAATTAGTTGATGAAGAAATAGATTTATCTCAACCTTTTGTTCAAGATAATAATATAACATTGGTTTCATTAGTAGATAGGAAAAAAGTATCAAATATTTTTAAAAAAGTATTTAATGATAACGATATTAGGAGAATGAATGATTTACAATTTATTATGACATTAGTTATATCTTTAGAATTAGGGTATTTTAATCGTAGAGGTGAAATTGATAATTATCTTGATAAGTATAATGAAGATTATCCTTCTGCGACACAAATAAAGAATTTATTATTACCTATAATTGATTTTATTGAAAGATTATCTTTAAATGATAAATCATATTGGTTTAACAAGGCTAATATTTTTACAATGATAATAGAGTTGAGTAAAATGGATTATTCAAATATTAATATTAGTTTATTGAAAGAAAGATTAGAATATATTGATGAAGAGAATAAAAAATTCAATTCAACACATACAATTATAGATGAATTTTCTTATGGATTAGAACAATACTTTATGTATGCTAAAGAAGCAGTAAATGATAAGAAATCTAGAATAATTAGAGGTGAGATTTTTGAGAAAATTTTACTAGATTGTTATAATTAAAAATATTTTCATTTAATTATTAAATATATAATTAGTTATAATTTAGTGCCTCTAAATACCTTTTATTAATCTATATATCTTGGAGATTTAATTGTTGAACTTTCAAAGATGTTTCTGATAATCTTATAAATATTTTCCTCATACTTAATTTGACATGTTTTATTAAATACTAGCTAGATAACTTATTTTATTTAAAGATTAAGAATTTATTTTTAAGTATAATTAAATATAATTTTGGAAATTAAATTGTGCTACAATGGTGAGCCACCAAGCAAAATGAGTAAAATTAAAGCCCTTTTTTAGGGGGTTTGTTTTTGAGTAATTGGTGGAGATGTGCGGGATCGAACCGCAGTCTTAAAATAGTTCATAGTAGCGTCTACATGTTTAGCAAAGTTGAAAAATGTCACTCAATATAAACTCAACTTCCAAAAGCAAATATAGAGTTAAGATTTAAAATTTCTCTTTTAAAGCAAATCAATTTTTAAAAGATAATCTATCTGTTGTGAACCTGCATTTATCTACATAGATAGAATCTGTAGTGCAAGTCTCCGTAGACTCAAGCCTTTAGGGCGAGTCAAAGTTTGTTAAAACTTACGCAGCTTTAGCGTAAGCTGGAGCGTAATTTGTATTATTTGCGTCTAAAAAAAATGAACCGCGTAACGGCATGTTCAGGCCGACATGCAACTAAAATTCACTACTCTAATCGATACCAAGTCATCCCCATATTTAAAGATGAATTTTATCTAAAAAAGATAACAAAGTAAAGTAAAAAATAGGTTTACATAATTTTTATCTTCTATTGATTAAAAAGATTGTGGATATAATAATATAAAATTTTAGGAATGATAGATGACTGAACTTATAAAGTGCCCAAATTGTGATAATAAGATTTTATCAAGAATGGGTACAATTTGTCCAAATTGTGGTTTTACTGTTGGTTACTTTAATGGTGATAGAAGAAGAAAAGATTATGGCAAACTTTTTGCTCTTACAGTTTTTGCACCATTTTTCTCATTTTTTACAATTATTTTTGCTCAAATAAATTTTTATAGTTTTATTATAGCTATTATTTTAGCAGTTTTTTTAGCAATTAAATCTTGTCCTATAAACTTCAAGACTGTTTTTGCTACAAATTTTGAAAGGTTGTTTTTTTGGAATATTTGGATTTTTTCAAATATTTTTTTAAGTGTAATTGTTTTTAATATTATTTCAAAAAGTATATAAGATAAAATCTATTTTTTAGATTTTATCTTATTTTTCCACTCTTTTTCAAACTTTTGTCGTTTTGTAAAAGATAGATTTTCTATAAAAACATGTCCTTCCAAATGTTCCATTTCATGTTGCCAAGCAACAGCTAAGAAATCTTCACACTCTATAGTTTGTTTTTCTCCAAATCTATTATAATACTCCACAATAATATGTTTCGCTCTTGTGATATCTTCATAAAATCCAGGAACACTAAGACAACCCTCTTGATATACTTGCTCTCCATCTTTATGAGTGATTTTTGGATTTATTGCTTCTATTAAGTCGTCTTTATTTTGAATGTCATCTTCATTTATAGGATTTATGATTAAAATATTAAGTGGAATAGCAATCTGAATGGCTGCAAGACCAACTCCATTTGAAGCTATCATGGTTTCATACATATCATCCAAAAGTGTATGAAGTTCGCTATCAAACCTCTCTACATCTTTTGATTTTGTTCTAAGTAGTTTATTTGGATATGTAATAATCTCTCTAATCATTGCTTTTCTTATTTATGTTTTTCGATAACTTCATCGATTAATCCATAACTACAAGCTTCTGCTGCACTCATAAAATTATCTCTATCTGTATCTTTTTCAATAGTTGAAATATCTTGACCAGTTTGACTAGCTAAAATAGAGTTTAGTGTATCTTTTAGTCTTTGAATCTCACGTGCTTGAATTTGAATATCAGTTGCCTGACCTCTAGCACCACCAAGTGGTTGATGAATCATAATTCTTGAATTTGGTAAAGAGTATCTTTTCCCTTTAGTTCCACTGCTTAATAAAAATGCACCCATAGATGCAGCTTGACCAATACATATAGTACAAACATCTGGTTTTATATAGTTCATAGTGTCAAAAATAGACATTCCACTAGTTACTACACCACCTGGAGAGTTTATATATAAATAGATATCTTTTTCAGGGTCTTCAGCTTCTAAAAATAGAAGTTGAGCTACTACAGTTGAAGCAACTGCATCATTTATCTCTCCGCTTAACATGATAATTCTATCTTTTAAAAGTCGTGAATAAATATCATAGCTTCTCTCTCCTCGACCAGTTTTTTCAACTACATAAGGTATATAACTCATTTTCTATCCTAAAATTATTTTGCTAATTTCTCATCAAATAGTTTAGAGATAACTTTCTCTTCAATAATTGACATTTTAATTGCAGGTAAATATCCAGCTTCTTGGTATTGTTTAATAACATCTTGTGGATTTTGTCCCATTTGAAGTGCTTCAAAGTATAAAACTTGTGTAACTTCTTGGTCGCTTACTTCGATACTCTCAGCTTTTGCTAAAGCATCAATAATAAAAGTAGCTTTTACAGAATTAGTTGCATCTTTTTTCAACTCTTCTCTTATCTCTTCAATTTTAGAAGCATTCTCTTTTAATTCATTGATTTCAGCTTCACTCATAGCTCTTATTTTACCATTTAATGCAAAATTAATCTCTTGTTCAACTACAGTTTTTGGTAAAGCAAAATTGATTTTTTCAACTAAAGTGTCTAAAAATACTGGTTTTAGCTCTTCTCTATAATAAGTTGCTTTTTCAGTTGCTACCATTTGCTCTTTTATCTTTTCTCTTAATGTCTCAAGAGTTGCATCTTTATCATTTGGAAGCATAGTTTTTGCAAATTCATCATTTAAATCACCAACTTTTCTTTCTTGAATTTCATGTAAAGTTACTTTAAATACAGCATCTTTTCCAGCTAAATCTTTTGCTTGATACTCTTTTGGAAATTGAACAGTAATATCTTTTTGTTCTTCATATTTCATACCAATAACTTGTTCTTCAAATCCTGGAATAAATGAACCTGAACCAATTTGTAATGGATATTTCTCAGCTTTTCCACCCTCAAATGCAACACCATCAACAAAACCTTCAAAATCAATTACAGCAAAATCACCATCTTTTGCAGCTCTTTTTCTAGCAATTTTTTCTAAAGGTGCTGATTGGCTAGCAATTTCAGTAAGTCTTGCATCTATTTTCTCAATCCCAACTTCAATAGCTTTTACTTTTGGAACTAAAGTTTTATAATCACCTAAATTAATTTGTGGTTTACAAGCTACAGAAATCTCTAACTCAACACTTCCATTATCTTTTTTATCAAATTTAGAGATACTAGGTTCTCCTATTAAATCTTCATTTTTAATATCAAGTTGTTTTAAACCTTCATCTAAAACTTTTCTAATAGCTTCACCCTGAGCATCTTCAAGTAGTTTATCTGCATATCTTTGTTTTACAACAGCAACAGGAACTTTCCCTTTTCTAAAACCTTGAACATTCATAGTTTTTGCAGCTTGAGCAGCTACTTTATCTAAGTTTTTTTCTATTAACTCTTTTGAAATTGTTGCTTTAATCTCAACATTTGCTTCATCAACTCTATTTGCTTTGAACTCCATCAAATTTCCTTTTGAATTTTAATTTTAGCAAATATTTTATCTAATTTTTTATAAGGGTTTTCTTTAAGTAAGTATTTTGTTATTAAACAAAAGATTAATAATCTTTTGTTTTTCTCATTTGAAGTAACTCTCTTTGAACAGAGATATTTATATCTTCATTTGCTTCAAAATTTAATGAGTAGTTTCTACCATCATAATCAACTGAGTTTAGAATTATTTTTAAAGCTTCAAACCTAGCTAATTGTTTATCATCACTTCTTATGATATGCCAAGGTGCAGATCTTGAAGTTGTTCGTCTTAACATCTCATATTTTTTTTCAGAGAATTCATCCCATAAATCTTGAGCTTGCATATCAACTTCTGAAAATTTCCACTGTCTTAATGGGTCATTAATTCTTCTATCAAATCTTCTTTTTTGCTCTTCTTTTGAAACAGAAAAGTATAATTTAATCAAAATCATACCTTGTCTTACTAAATCTTGCTCAAAATTTACAATATCTTCCATAAAAATTTCATGCTCTTCTGGAGTACAAAAGCCAAAAACTGGTTCAACCATAGCACGATTGTACCAACTTCTATCAAATAAAACTATCTCTCCTCCTGTTGGAAAGTGTTCTATATATCTTTGCAAAAACCACTGATTTCTTTGTGTTTCTGTTGGTTTCCCAAGAGCTACAACTCTATAATGCTTATTGTTCATATAACGAGTAATTCTTCTAATCGCCCCACCTTTTCCAGAAGCATCTCTTCCTTCAAAAATAATAATCATTCTTTTATTCTCTTTTTCAAGCCAATCTTGGAGTTTGATTAACTCTATTTGGTATGCTTTTAAAGATTGAAAATCGTAGATTTTTTGAATTCCATCAGTTAAATCTTCAGCTTTTAGTTTTTTATAATCACCTAAAAGAGATTTTAAATAGTTATTTTCATCTTTTAGCCTTTTTAACTCTTCACTATTTATGTTACTGCTTTTAGATGTTGTTTTAATAGTTGGCTTTTTATCTTGTTCTTGAGAATCTTTAATAATTGAAGCTTTAAATTTTTCTATTAGATTTATAGCACCATTTAGTGTTATTTTATCTCTTTTTTCATATCCCAAAACTTTGACATATCTTTTTTTATCATATTGAAATCTTGCTATATATTTTTTTCCAAAAGTAGGATGACTCTCTTTTGAAACATATAATCCACTATGAGAGGTTATATCAAAGTCATTTAAATTCATTTAGCACTCCTAATTTTTTCACTTCCTTCTTGCATATTTTCTATCTCAACTGCACCATTAATTAAAATCTTTCTATCAATTTTGAAGATAGCCTCATCTTTTGATTTTCTTCCATAATCAATACCATTTAAAAGGTGTCTAATACAGTTTATTCTAGCTTTCTTTTTATTGTCACTTTTTACAACAGTCCAAGGAGCTATTGGAGTATGAGATGCCATAAGCATTGAGAATTTAGCTGTTGTATATTTATCCCAAACTTTTTGAGCCTCTTTATCAATTGGAGAGAGTTTGTATTGCTTTAGTGGATCATCCTCTCTTTTTTTAAATCTTCTCTCCTGCTCTTTTTTAGATACAGAAAAATAGTATTTAAATAAGATAATACCTGTCTCTACAAGCATTTTTTCAAATTCTGGTACATCTCTTAAAAACTGTTCATGTTGTTCTTTTGTACAAAATCCCATAACAGGCTCAACTCCAGCTCTATTGTACCAACTTCTATCAAATATAACTATCTCTCCCGCACTAGGAAGATGACTTACATATCTTTGAAAATACCATTGTGTTATTTCTTGTTCATTTGGTTTTTCTAAGGCAACAATTCTGGCACCCCTTGGATTCATATGCTCAGTAATTCTCTTTATTGTCCCACCTTTACCAGCAGCATCTCTTCCTTCAAAAATAATTAAAACTTTTAATCCCTTCTCTTTTACATGATTTTGAAGTTTTAAAAGTTCAATTTGAAGTAATGTAAGTCTTTTTTGGTATTCTAAAGTCTCTTTTTTAATCCAAACTTGGACTTTTTGCTCTCCATCTTCTTCTTTCTCTTCTAGTACTTTTTTAGTTCTATTCTTATTTTTTCCATGAGAAATATCATCTTTTGTGTCAATGACTGAATTGTCATCTTCAAAAGCATGTCTTATTAGACTTCTATCATGTCCCATCACCTCTCCTTAAGTATTTTTTATCAAGATAATTTTGATTTATAGTCATTATAACCAAAATCTTTTACAACTTTATAAGAGTTGTCCTTGTTTTTAATAACAATTGATGGTAATTTTATACCATTAAATGTTGTTGTTTTTACCATCGTATAGTGAATCATATCTTCTAAAATAATTTTATCTCCAACTTGTAAAGGTTTATCAAAAGAGTAATCTCCTATTATGTCCCCAGATAAGCAAGTGTTCCCACCTAATCTATATGTATATTTCTTCTCATTTGCAACTCCACTATCTCTTATCATTGCACGATATGGCATAGCCAAAGTATCAGGCATATGAGCTTCGGCACTAGTATCAAGAATTACTAAATTCATTCCATTATCAATAATATCTAAAACAGTTGCAACTAAGTAACCAGTTTGCCAGCCTATAGCCTCTCCTGGTTCCATATAAACTTCAAGATGAGGATATCTAGCTTTGAAATCTTTTAAAAGCTTTATTAAACCTTCAACATCATAGTCAGCTCTTGTAATATGATGACCACCTCCGAAATTTACCCATTTTAATTTTGAGAAATATTGTGAAAATTTCTCTTCAAAGCTTTTTAATGCACCTTGTAAGGCATCAACATTTTGTTCACAAAGAGCATGAAAATGAAAACCTTCTAAGTACTCTAGCATTGACTCATCAAAGTTTGCTTTTGTTGTTCCCATTCTTGAAAATGGGGCACAAGGATTATATAAATCTACTTCAACACTTGAGTACTCAGGATTTAACCTAATTCCTAAAGAGGCTTTACCATAAGCTTTGTCCTTAAATCTTCTTAGTTGAGAAAATGAGTTAAAAACTAAATGATTTGAAATAGATATAATCTCATCAATCTCTTCATCTTTAAAAGCTGGGCTATAAGTATGAACCTCTTTTTTAAACTCCTCTTTTGCTAAAATTGCTTCATGAAGTCCAGAGGCACAACAACCTTCTAAATACTCTCTACAAATATCAAAAGTAGAGAACATTGCAAAACCTTTTAGAGCTAAAAGAATTTTTATATTTGCTTCATCTTGCACATATTTTAAAAGTTTTAAATTTTTTTCTAAAAGCTCTACTTCACAAACATAAGATGGACTTGGTAACTCTTCAAAAGAGTTTACAATTTTATGCTCTTTTATCATTATTTAGCATCTAATTCTAAAATTTTCCAAGGAAGTCCTTGAGTCATTAGCTCATCCATAAATGGTTTTGCATCAAACTCTTCAATATTAAATACTCCCTTATCTTGCCAAATACCTTTATATAACATTTTTGAACCAATCATAGCTGGAACTCCTGTTGTATAACTAACAGCTTGTGCTCCTGTTTCTTTATAGCACTCTTGATGGTCACAAACATTATAAATATAAACTTTTCTTGGTTTTCCATCTTTTAAACCTTCAATAATACACCCTATATTTGTTTTCCCAACAGTTCTTGGTCCTAAACTTGCTGGGTCTGGAAGTAGAGTTTTTAGAAACTCAATTGGAATAATTTGTTGACCTTTATGCTCTATAGGCTCAATTCCAAGCATCCCAACATTTTGTAGACAGTTCATATGTTGAATATATGAGTCACCAAATGTCATAAAAAATCTAATTCTTTTTAAGTCTTTTATATTTTTTGATAAACTTTCTAACTCTTCGTGATATAGAAGATATGAAGCTTTTACTCCTATTTCTGGATAGTCATGATCTACTCTTATTTCAAGTGGCTTTGTCTCTATCCATTTCCCATCTTCCCAATATCTTCCATTCGCACTTACTTCTCTTAAATTAATTTCTGGATTAAAGTTTGTCGCAAATTTATAACCGTGATCTCCTGCATTACAATCCATAATATCTATATAATGAATTTCATCAAATAAGTTTTGTTGAGCATAAGCACAAAATACTCCTGTAACTCCTGGGTCAAATCCAGAACCTAAAAGTGCCATAATTCCACTATCTTTAAACTGTTTGTCTCTTGCCCACTGCTCTTTATACTCAAATTTTGCTTCATCTGGGTGTTCATAATTTGCAGTATCAACATAATCAACTTTACATCTTGTACAAGCATCCATAATTGTCAAATCTTGATAGGGTAAAGCAACATTTAAAACTAACTTTGGATTTACTTTTTCTATAAGTTTTATAAGTTCATCAACACTATCTGCATCTACTTGTGCTGTATCTATTCTTACACCTTGATTTTTCAAAATATATTCTGCTATTGCATCACACTTACTAATAGTTCTTGATGCTAATGTAATCTTCTCAAATGTATCAATATTCATAGCACATTTTACAGTTGCTACTTGACTAACTCCACCAGCCCCAATGATTAAAATCCCTTTTTTAGTCAT
This window contains:
- a CDS encoding FtsK/SpoIIIE domain-containing protein; its protein translation is MLRLFIVNLGIHLAVLFLGLFLVIFFTKNGAALDEVEKYKYLFLVSGLVVFIERLIYYIKYYKFHILPYSLKLFNRVNNEQKESKIYLDKFKIYDKKSNTYFFKNRLSIDKKAYIDLKDRIIHLLGYEDKNEVEFEIKAHNKKEVAIKLFKLPKKFDWHIGLLKDKNIYLGHNKDGSYYLPLENLTSSICCGESGSGKSNFLNMIIFSLLQNSQYIEHLDFIDLKGVELSRYELNNTTFTDNIEEANNLFENLKNEMNNRFKEMKEKKDLTYNGNFRICLIDEIGTISTHFDKKLKENIFNNLIEIGQKGRASKVLLLIFSQKIDSTNIPTNVLTNLQGSFLLRTSSQFNINNSIGLNEEVEEITRTRVQDFPKGRVIFKDGLSSEKVLLQTPFLSQDVQNSMIKYFQNWINK
- a CDS encoding DUF262 domain-containing protein, whose protein sequence is MSIEIIQASLSSTDTRILKLYNQIKVGELVLRPFFQRKLVWKKIHKYHFIETILKNYPFPEIYISTGSMDTSKLTSIDWVVDGQQRLSTIYDYISSEGDFKSQNVVKPFNELSSAEQEIFLSYKVVVRDLGKINIDTIQEIFKRINNTEYSLNTNEKMNASYHNNSFMIFCKQLVDEEIDLSQPFVQDNNITLVSLVDRKKVSNIFKKVFNDNDIRRMNDLQFIMTLVISLELGYFNRRGEIDNYLDKYNEDYPSATQIKNLLLPIIDFIERLSLNDKSYWFNKANIFTMIIELSKMDYSNINISLLKERLEYIDEENKKFNSTHTIIDEFSYGLEQYFMYAKEAVNDKKSRIIRGEIFEKILLDCYN
- the def gene encoding peptide deformylase, translated to MIREIITYPNKLLRTKSKDVERFDSELHTLLDDMYETMIASNGVGLAAIQIAIPLNILIINPINEDDIQNKDDLIEAINPKITHKDGEQVYQEGCLSVPGFYEDITRAKHIIVEYYNRFGEKQTIECEDFLAVAWQHEMEHLEGHVFIENLSFTKRQKFEKEWKNKIKSKK
- the clpP gene encoding ATP-dependent Clp endopeptidase proteolytic subunit ClpP, whose translation is MSYIPYVVEKTGRGERSYDIYSRLLKDRIIMLSGEINDAVASTVVAQLLFLEAEDPEKDIYLYINSPGGVVTSGMSIFDTMNYIKPDVCTICIGQAASMGAFLLSSGTKGKRYSLPNSRIMIHQPLGGARGQATDIQIQAREIQRLKDTLNSILASQTGQDISTIEKDTDRDNFMSAAEACSYGLIDEVIEKHK
- the tig gene encoding trigger factor → MEFKANRVDEANVEIKATISKELIEKNLDKVAAQAAKTMNVQGFRKGKVPVAVVKQRYADKLLEDAQGEAIRKVLDEGLKQLDIKNEDLIGEPSISKFDKKDNGSVELEISVACKPQINLGDYKTLVPKVKAIEVGIEKIDARLTEIASQSAPLEKIARKRAAKDGDFAVIDFEGFVDGVAFEGGKAEKYPLQIGSGSFIPGFEEQVIGMKYEEQKDITVQFPKEYQAKDLAGKDAVFKVTLHEIQERKVGDLNDEFAKTMLPNDKDATLETLREKIKEQMVATEKATYYREELKPVFLDTLVEKINFALPKTVVEQEINFALNGKIRAMSEAEINELKENASKIEEIREELKKDATNSVKATFIIDALAKAESIEVSDQEVTQVLYFEALQMGQNPQDVIKQYQEAGYLPAIKMSIIEEKVISKLFDEKLAK
- the ppk2 gene encoding polyphosphate kinase 2, which gives rise to MNLNDFDITSHSGLYVSKESHPTFGKKYIARFQYDKKRYVKVLGYEKRDKITLNGAINLIEKFKASIIKDSQEQDKKPTIKTTSKSSNINSEELKRLKDENNYLKSLLGDYKKLKAEDLTDGIQKIYDFQSLKAYQIELIKLQDWLEKENKRMIIIFEGRDASGKGGAIRRITRYMNNKHYRVVALGKPTETQRNQWFLQRYIEHFPTGGEIVLFDRSWYNRAMVEPVFGFCTPEEHEIFMEDIVNFEQDLVRQGMILIKLYFSVSKEEQKRRFDRRINDPLRQWKFSEVDMQAQDLWDEFSEKKYEMLRRTTSRSAPWHIIRSDDKQLARFEALKIILNSVDYDGRNYSLNFEANEDINISVQRELLQMRKTKDY
- the ppk2 gene encoding polyphosphate kinase 2, with protein sequence MGHDRSLIRHAFEDDNSVIDTKDDISHGKNKNRTKKVLEEKEEDGEQKVQVWIKKETLEYQKRLTLLQIELLKLQNHVKEKGLKVLIIFEGRDAAGKGGTIKRITEHMNPRGARIVALEKPNEQEITQWYFQRYVSHLPSAGEIVIFDRSWYNRAGVEPVMGFCTKEQHEQFLRDVPEFEKMLVETGIILFKYYFSVSKKEQERRFKKREDDPLKQYKLSPIDKEAQKVWDKYTTAKFSMLMASHTPIAPWTVVKSDNKKKARINCIRHLLNGIDYGRKSKDEAIFKIDRKILINGAVEIENMQEGSEKIRSAK
- the nspC gene encoding carboxynorspermidine decarboxylase codes for the protein MIKEHKIVNSFEELPSPSYVCEVELLEKNLKLLKYVQDEANIKILLALKGFAMFSTFDICREYLEGCCASGLHEAILAKEEFKKEVHTYSPAFKDEEIDEIISISNHLVFNSFSQLRRFKDKAYGKASLGIRLNPEYSSVEVDLYNPCAPFSRMGTTKANFDESMLEYLEGFHFHALCEQNVDALQGALKSFEEKFSQYFSKLKWVNFGGGHHITRADYDVEGLIKLLKDFKARYPHLEVYMEPGEAIGWQTGYLVATVLDIIDNGMNLVILDTSAEAHMPDTLAMPYRAMIRDSGVANEKKYTYRLGGNTCLSGDIIGDYSFDKPLQVGDKIILEDMIHYTMVKTTTFNGIKLPSIVIKNKDNSYKVVKDFGYNDYKSKLS
- a CDS encoding saccharopine dehydrogenase family protein gives rise to the protein MTKKGILIIGAGGVSQVATVKCAMNIDTFEKITLASRTISKCDAIAEYILKNQGVRIDTAQVDADSVDELIKLIEKVNPKLVLNVALPYQDLTIMDACTRCKVDYVDTANYEHPDEAKFEYKEQWARDKQFKDSGIMALLGSGFDPGVTGVFCAYAQQNLFDEIHYIDIMDCNAGDHGYKFATNFNPEINLREVSANGRYWEDGKWIETKPLEIRVDHDYPEIGVKASYLLYHEELESLSKNIKDLKRIRFFMTFGDSYIQHMNCLQNVGMLGIEPIEHKGQQIIPIEFLKTLLPDPASLGPRTVGKTNIGCIIEGLKDGKPRKVYIYNVCDHQECYKETGAQAVSYTTGVPAMIGSKMLYKGIWQDKGVFNIEEFDAKPFMDELMTQGLPWKILELDAK